A section of the Eublepharis macularius isolate TG4126 chromosome 1, MPM_Emac_v1.0, whole genome shotgun sequence genome encodes:
- the SF3B5 gene encoding splicing factor 3B subunit 5: protein MTDRYTIHSQLEHLQSKYIGTGHADTTKWEWLVNQHRDSYCSYMGHFDLLNYFAIAEDESKARVRFNLMEKMLQPCGPPADKPDES from the coding sequence ATGACTGACCGCTACACGATTCATAGCCAGCTGGAGCACCTGCAGTCCAAGTACATTGGGACGGGCCACGCGGACACCACCAAGTGGGAGTGGCTGGTGAACCAGCACCGGGACTCCTATTGCTCGTACATGGGTCACTTCGACCTCCTCAACTACTTCGCCATCGCCGAGGACGAGAGCAAGGCGCGGGTCCGCTTCAACCTCATGGAGAAGATGCTGCAGCCGTGCGGGCCTCCCGCCGACAAGCCCGACGAGTCCTAG